A DNA window from Zingiber officinale cultivar Zhangliang chromosome 3A, Zo_v1.1, whole genome shotgun sequence contains the following coding sequences:
- the LOC122051377 gene encoding paired amphipathic helix protein Sin3-like 4 isoform X4 — protein MKGLREEACMGSQLKRPTVSRADPSGQTHMAPAPAAVGTTPKLTTNDALAYLKAVKDIFQDKREKYDEFLEVMKDFKSQRIDTNGVIARVKELFKGHRDLILGFNTFLPKGYEIKLPEEKKPIEFEEAIDFVNKIKNRFENDEHVYKSFLDILNMYRRENKSIHEVYEEVAALFQNHHDLLEEFTHFLPDTSATYAPLHHGHAGRAFPRRDDRSSMMPAVRHFHVDKRDRAHLAHADRNFSVDRPDTEHDRKRRHPNRDKDRKDDSDRKDHERDEDLELDSGDLDNAQHRRKLSPRRADDSTAEPMQQGADGPGIYSISSSTFDDKNALKSVYTREFNFCEKVKEKLHPETYQEFLKCLHIYSQEIVTRTELKNLVSDILGKYPELMEGFNEFLGHCENIDGFLEGVFNKSTFKGHMARPVKIENRDRERDRELVEREKDHESERNTERERVDKGISHKATLCSNKEKYNLWKPISELDLSDCQCCTPSYRLLPKNYPIPSTSHRTELGESVLNDHWVSVTSGSEDYSFKHMRKNQYEESLFRCEDDRFEMDMLLESVNATTKRVEELLEMMQDPANTIRIEDHLTSLNLRCIERLYGDHGLDVMDVIQKNASLALPVILTRLKQKQEEWSRCRSDFNKVWAEIYAKNYHKSLDHRSFYFKQQDSKNLSTKTLLADIKEINDKMKKDDDILLAVAAKNRHPIIPNMEFKYADVDVHEDLYRIIKYSSGEVCTSSDQLDKVMKLWSTFLESLLGVPNRNQGVGDGQDINLKSRVVKTSVADLAESNGNAGAIKQIKTDNNILHEQAGCGRTGLLNEDVIVTETCSHNVDRAIWHGENLINNPHQGVVQSSVPMIDEVSRGALPNVHSEELPDSNNVVNRAEEVDTRSNQGNITGITGASLRTVNVGTELQGEPRATSETLPSSEGGHSGRPIMSVNTGGTVEGSKGFKPTESPTSLRNFKIEREEGELSPTGDFEEDNFVAFGDTAIIAAAEQKDVSISREYQVRPGCGDAAGENNADDEDEESPQRSTDASENASEAGEDASGSESGNGEECSHEDHEEEDDAEHDDEEPKAESEGEAEGMTEAHDVEGEITSLPYSERFLNTVKPLARHVHAALHDKHEKSSKIFYGNDSFYVLFRLHQMLYERIVSAKTNSSAAENKWRNSKDSNHPDLYAKFMSALFNLLDGSADNTKFEDDCRSIIGTQSYVLFTLDKLIFKVVKQLQAIVSDEMNSKLLHLYLYEKSRRAGRHFDVVYHENARVLLHDESIYRFESYSHPSDVTRLSIQLMEYGHEKHDATAVAMDPNFSSYLYNDFLSSVPVRKRLQGVFMGRNKRKNKGADEYSATCKATKGIQVINGLECKISCSSSKVSYVLDTEDLLLRSRKRKRYSSDGTMSSSQTNLTQEYDTKANRFRDFVSTFMCRS, from the exons ATGAAAGGGCTGCGGGAGGAGGCTTGTATGGGTTCCCAGCTGAAGCGACCAACCGTTTCTCGAGCGGATCC GTCTGGGCAAACCCATATGGCGCCAGCACCAGCCGCTGTTGGTACTACACCCAAGCTTACGACCAATGATGCCCTTGCCTATCTGAAGGCCGTGAAGGATATATTTCAGGACAAAAGAGAAAAATACGATGAATTTCTTGAGGTCATGAAGGACTTCAAGAGCCAGAG GATTGATACAAATGGAGTAATTGCGAGGGTGAAGGAGTTATTTAAGGGGCATCGGGATTTGATCCTGGGGTTTAACACCTTCTTACCAAAGGGATATGAGATTAAGCTACCTGAAGAAAAGAAACCAATTGAGTTTGAGGAGGCAATTGATTTTGTTAATAAAATCAAG AATCGTTTTGAGAATGATGAACATGTTTACAAGTCATTCTTAGATATCCTGAATATGTACCGTAGGGAGAATAAGTCAATCCATGAGGTCTATGAAGAG GTAGCAGCTCTCTTTCAAAATCATCACGATTTGCTTGAGGAATTCACACACTTTTTGCCTGATACCTCAGCAACATATGCTCCGCTGCATCATGGACATGCTGGTCGAGCTTTTCCACGTCGAGATGACAGGAGCTCTATGATGCCTGCAGTAAGGCATTTTCATGTGGATAAG AGGGACAGAGCTCATTTGGCACATGCTGACCGCAACTTTAGTGTTGATCGCCCTGATACAGAACATGATAGAAAGAGAAGACATCCAAATAGGGACAAGGATAGGAAGGATGATAGTGACAGGAAAGATCATGAACGAGATGAGGACTTGGAGCTAGATAGTGGTGATTTAGATAATGCACAGCATAGGCGTAAACTTTCGCCTCGAAGAGCTGATGATTCTACTGCTGAGCCAATGCAACAAGGAGCTGATGGCCCTGGCATTTATAGCATTTCATCTTCAACATTTGATGATAAAAATGCTTTGAAGA GTGTGTATACTCGAGAATTTAATTTCTGCGAAAAAGTGAAGGAAAAGTTGCATCCTGAGACCTACCAGGAATTTTTGAAATGTCTTCACATATACAGCCAAGAAATAGTTACTAGAACAGAGCTAAAGAATCTG GTTAGCGACATCCTAGGGAAGTATCCAGAGCTTATGGAAGGTTTCAATGAATTTCTGGGCCACTGCGAGAATATAG atggatttctaGAAGGTGTGTTCAACAAAAGTACGTTCAAAG GACATATGGCTAGGCCAGTTAAGATAGAGAATAGAGACAGAGAAAGGGACCGAGAACTGGTTGAACGGGAGAAAGATCATGAGAGTGAGAGAAACACTGAAAGAGAAAGAGTTGATAAAGGCATCTCGCACAAGGCTACTTTATGCTcaaacaaagaaaaatataatttatggAAACCAATTTCAGAGCTTGATCTCTCAGATTGTCAATGTTGTACTCCAAGTTACCGCCTTCttccaaaaaat TATCCTATACCATCCACTAGCCACAGAACTGAACTTGGAGAGTCAGTATTAAATGATCATTGGGTGTCAGTGACTTCTGGAAGTGAGGATTATTCTTTCAAGCACATGCGAAAAAATCAATATGAAGAAAGCTTATTTAGATGTGAAGATGATAG ATTTGAGATGGATATGTTATTGGAATCAGTGAATGCCACCACTAAGCGTGTTGAGGAACTGCTGGAAATGATGCAAGATCCTGCCAATACTATACGCATTGAAGACCATCTTACTT CTTTGAATTTGAGATGTATTGAACGGCTATATGGAGACCATGGTCTTGATGTCATGGATGTAATTCAGAAAAATGCTAGTCTTGCATTGCCAGTCATATTAACTCGTCTGAAGCAAAAGCAAGAGGAATGGTCTAGGTGTCGGTCAGATTTCAATAAAGTATGGGCAGAAATATATGCCAAGAATTATCATAAGTCACTTGATCATCGCAGTTTCTATTTCAAGCAACAGGATTCAAAGAATTTGAGCACAAAAA CTTTGTTGGCTGATATTAAAGAAATTAATGACAAGATGAAGAAGGACGATGACATTCTTCTTGCTGTTGCTGCCAAAAATAGGCACCCAATTATTCCCAATATGGAATTTAAGTATGCAGATGTAGATGTTCACGAGGATTTATATCGAATCATAAAATATTCAAGTGGAGAAGTGTGCACATCTTCAGACCAGTTGGACAAAGTCATGAAGTTATGGAGTACTTTTTTGGAGTCCCTGTTGGGTGTTCCAAATCGAAATCAAGGTGTAGGAGATGGACAAGATATAAATTTGAAGAGTCGTGTTGTCAAAACCAGTGTTGCAGATTTGGCTGAAAGCAATGGGAATGCTGGAGCTATTAAGCAAATTAAAACTGACAATAATATTCTACATGAACAAGCAGGTTGTGGCAGGACTGGCTTACTAAATGAAGACGTGATTGTTACTGAAACTTGCTCTCATAATGTAgatcgtgccatttggcatggtgaaaatcTTATCAATAATCCACATCAAGGAGTTGTGCAGAGTAGTGTTCCTATGATTGATGAAGTTTCTCGAGGAGCTTTGCCAAATGTGCATTCAGAAGAGTTACCAGATAGTAACAATGTTGTAAATAGAGCTGAAGAAGTTGATACTCGATCAAATCAAGGGAATATAACAG GGATTACTGGTGCATCTTTGAGAACTGTTAATGTTGGAACAGAGCTGCAAGGTGAACCCCGTGCAACCAGTGAAACTTTACCTTCTTCAGAG GGTGGACACTCTGGGAGGCCAATTATGTCTGTAAATACTGGTGGCACTGTTGAAGGTAGTAAAGGTTTCAAGCCTACTGAAAGTCCTACATCCCTTAGGAATTTTAAGAttgaaagagaagaaggagaattGTCACCTACTGGAGATTTTGAAGAGGATAATTTTGTGGCGTTTGGAGACACTGCCATAATTGCAGCTGCTGAGCAGAAAGATGTTTCCATTAGCAGAGAGTACCAAGTCAGGCCTGGATGTGGTGATGCTGCTGGTGAGAATAATGCTGATGATGAGGATGAAGAAAGTCCTCAACGATCCACCGATGCCAGTGAAAATGCATCAGAGGCGGGTGAGGATGCATCTGGTAGTGAATCTGGTAATGGGGAGGAATGCTCCCATGAAGATCATGAGGAAGAGGATGATGCAGAGCATGATGATGAGGAGCCTAAGGCTGAAAGTGAAGGGGAGGCTGAAGGAATGACTGAAGCACACGATGTTGAAGGGGAAATTACATCATTACCATATTCAGAACGATTTCTTAACACTGTGAAACCTCTTGCTAGGCATGTGCATGCTGCATTACATGATAAGCATGAAAAATCTTCTAAGATATTTTATGGAAATGATTCATTCTATGTGCTGTTTCGGCTTCATCAG ATGTTGTATGAAAGGATAGTCTCTGCTAAGACAAACTCATCTGCTGCTGAAAACAAATGGAGAAATTCTAAAGATTCAAACCATCCTGATTTATATGCTAA ATTTATGAGCGCTCTATTCAATCTACTTGATGGTTCTGCTGACAATACCAAATTTGAAGATGATTGCCGTTCCATTATTGGGACCCAGTCATATGTACTTTTTACATTGGACAAGCTAATCTTCAAAGTCGTTAAACAG CTTCAGGCAATAGTCTCAGATGAGATGAATAGTAAGCTTCTCCATCTCTACTTGTATGAAAAATCAAGGCGAGCTGGGAGACATTTTGATGTTGTTTATCATGAAAATGCCCGGGTTCTTCTGCACGATGAGAGTATTTACAGATTTGAAAGT TATTCACATCCTTCAGATGTAACCCGACTGTCAATCCAACTCATGGAATATGGACATGAAAAACACGATGCTACGGCAGTTGCAATGGATCCCAACTTCTCATCTTACTTGTACAATGATTTTCTCTCAAGTGTGCCAGTCAGGAAGCGGTTGCAGGGCGTCTTCATGGGAAG GAATAAGCGCAAAAACAAGGGTGCAGATGAGTATTCTGCTACTTGCAAAGCCACGAAAGGGATTCAAGTCATCAACGGCTTGGAGTGCAAGATATCTTGCAGTTCATCTAAG GTGTCTTACGTGCTAGATACTGAGGATTTATTGCTCCGGTCaagaaagagaaaaagatatTCAAGCGACGGAACTATGTCGAGTAGCCAAACAAACTTGACACAAGAATACGACACTAAAGCAAATCGATTCCGCGACTTCGTTTCCACTTTCATGTGCAGATCCTAA
- the LOC122051377 gene encoding paired amphipathic helix protein Sin3-like 4 isoform X3, translating to MKGLREEACMGSQLKRPTVSRADPSGQTHMAPAPAAVGTTPKLTTNDALAYLKAVKDIFQDKREKYDEFLEVMKDFKSQRIDTNGVIARVKELFKGHRDLILGFNTFLPKGYEIKLPEEKKPIEFEEAIDFVNKIKNRFENDEHVYKSFLDILNMYRRENKSIHEVYEEVAALFQNHHDLLEEFTHFLPDTSATYAPLHHGHAGRAFPRRDDRSSMMPAVRHFHVDKRDRAHLAHADRNFSVDRPDTEHDRKRRHPNRDKDRKDDSDRKDHERDEDLELDSGDLDNAQHRRKLSPRRADDSTAEPMQQGADGPGIYSISSSTFDDKNALKSVYTREFNFCEKVKEKLHPETYQEFLKCLHIYSQEIVTRTELKNLVSDILGKYPELMEGFNEFLGHCENIGFQSFLPQNFSADGFLEGHMARPVKIENRDRERDRELVEREKDHESERNTERERVDKGISHKATLCSNKEKYNLWKPISELDLSDCQCCTPSYRLLPKNYPIPSTSHRTELGESVLNDHWVSVTSGSEDYSFKHMRKNQYEESLFRCEDDRFEMDMLLESVNATTKRVEELLEMMQDPANTIRIEDHLTSLNLRCIERLYGDHGLDVMDVIQKNASLALPVILTRLKQKQEEWSRCRSDFNKVWAEIYAKNYHKSLDHRSFYFKQQDSKNLSTKTLLADIKEINDKMKKDDDILLAVAAKNRHPIIPNMEFKYADVDVHEDLYRIIKYSSGEVCTSSDQLDKVMKLWSTFLESLLGVPNRNQGVGDGQDINLKSRVVKTSVADLAESNGNAGAIKQIKTDNNILHEQAGCGRTGLLNEDVIVTETCSHNVDRAIWHGENLINNPHQGVVQSSVPMIDEVSRGALPNVHSEELPDSNNVVNRAEEVDTRSNQGNITGITGASLRTVNVGTELQGEPRATSETLPSSEGGHSGRPIMSVNTGGTVEGSKGFKPTESPTSLRNFKIEREEGELSPTGDFEEDNFVAFGDTAIIAAAEQKDVSISREYQVRPGCGDAAGENNADDEDEESPQRSTDASENASEAGEDASGSESGNGEECSHEDHEEEDDAEHDDEEPKAESEGEAEGMTEAHDVEGEITSLPYSERFLNTVKPLARHVHAALHDKHEKSSKIFYGNDSFYVLFRLHQMLYERIVSAKTNSSAAENKWRNSKDSNHPDLYAKFMSALFNLLDGSADNTKFEDDCRSIIGTQSYVLFTLDKLIFKVVKQLQAIVSDEMNSKLLHLYLYEKSRRAGRHFDVVYHENARVLLHDESIYRFESYSHPSDVTRLSIQLMEYGHEKHDATAVAMDPNFSSYLYNDFLSSVPVRKRLQGVFMGRNKRKNKGADEYSATCKATKGIQVINGLECKISCSSSKVSYVLDTEDLLLRSRKRKRYSSDGTMSSSQTNLTQEYDTKANRFRDFVSTFMCRS from the exons ATGAAAGGGCTGCGGGAGGAGGCTTGTATGGGTTCCCAGCTGAAGCGACCAACCGTTTCTCGAGCGGATCC GTCTGGGCAAACCCATATGGCGCCAGCACCAGCCGCTGTTGGTACTACACCCAAGCTTACGACCAATGATGCCCTTGCCTATCTGAAGGCCGTGAAGGATATATTTCAGGACAAAAGAGAAAAATACGATGAATTTCTTGAGGTCATGAAGGACTTCAAGAGCCAGAG GATTGATACAAATGGAGTAATTGCGAGGGTGAAGGAGTTATTTAAGGGGCATCGGGATTTGATCCTGGGGTTTAACACCTTCTTACCAAAGGGATATGAGATTAAGCTACCTGAAGAAAAGAAACCAATTGAGTTTGAGGAGGCAATTGATTTTGTTAATAAAATCAAG AATCGTTTTGAGAATGATGAACATGTTTACAAGTCATTCTTAGATATCCTGAATATGTACCGTAGGGAGAATAAGTCAATCCATGAGGTCTATGAAGAG GTAGCAGCTCTCTTTCAAAATCATCACGATTTGCTTGAGGAATTCACACACTTTTTGCCTGATACCTCAGCAACATATGCTCCGCTGCATCATGGACATGCTGGTCGAGCTTTTCCACGTCGAGATGACAGGAGCTCTATGATGCCTGCAGTAAGGCATTTTCATGTGGATAAG AGGGACAGAGCTCATTTGGCACATGCTGACCGCAACTTTAGTGTTGATCGCCCTGATACAGAACATGATAGAAAGAGAAGACATCCAAATAGGGACAAGGATAGGAAGGATGATAGTGACAGGAAAGATCATGAACGAGATGAGGACTTGGAGCTAGATAGTGGTGATTTAGATAATGCACAGCATAGGCGTAAACTTTCGCCTCGAAGAGCTGATGATTCTACTGCTGAGCCAATGCAACAAGGAGCTGATGGCCCTGGCATTTATAGCATTTCATCTTCAACATTTGATGATAAAAATGCTTTGAAGA GTGTGTATACTCGAGAATTTAATTTCTGCGAAAAAGTGAAGGAAAAGTTGCATCCTGAGACCTACCAGGAATTTTTGAAATGTCTTCACATATACAGCCAAGAAATAGTTACTAGAACAGAGCTAAAGAATCTG GTTAGCGACATCCTAGGGAAGTATCCAGAGCTTATGGAAGGTTTCAATGAATTTCTGGGCCACTGCGAGAATATAG GCTTTCAGAGTTTTCTACCCCAAAAtttttctgcagatggatttctaGAAG GACATATGGCTAGGCCAGTTAAGATAGAGAATAGAGACAGAGAAAGGGACCGAGAACTGGTTGAACGGGAGAAAGATCATGAGAGTGAGAGAAACACTGAAAGAGAAAGAGTTGATAAAGGCATCTCGCACAAGGCTACTTTATGCTcaaacaaagaaaaatataatttatggAAACCAATTTCAGAGCTTGATCTCTCAGATTGTCAATGTTGTACTCCAAGTTACCGCCTTCttccaaaaaat TATCCTATACCATCCACTAGCCACAGAACTGAACTTGGAGAGTCAGTATTAAATGATCATTGGGTGTCAGTGACTTCTGGAAGTGAGGATTATTCTTTCAAGCACATGCGAAAAAATCAATATGAAGAAAGCTTATTTAGATGTGAAGATGATAG ATTTGAGATGGATATGTTATTGGAATCAGTGAATGCCACCACTAAGCGTGTTGAGGAACTGCTGGAAATGATGCAAGATCCTGCCAATACTATACGCATTGAAGACCATCTTACTT CTTTGAATTTGAGATGTATTGAACGGCTATATGGAGACCATGGTCTTGATGTCATGGATGTAATTCAGAAAAATGCTAGTCTTGCATTGCCAGTCATATTAACTCGTCTGAAGCAAAAGCAAGAGGAATGGTCTAGGTGTCGGTCAGATTTCAATAAAGTATGGGCAGAAATATATGCCAAGAATTATCATAAGTCACTTGATCATCGCAGTTTCTATTTCAAGCAACAGGATTCAAAGAATTTGAGCACAAAAA CTTTGTTGGCTGATATTAAAGAAATTAATGACAAGATGAAGAAGGACGATGACATTCTTCTTGCTGTTGCTGCCAAAAATAGGCACCCAATTATTCCCAATATGGAATTTAAGTATGCAGATGTAGATGTTCACGAGGATTTATATCGAATCATAAAATATTCAAGTGGAGAAGTGTGCACATCTTCAGACCAGTTGGACAAAGTCATGAAGTTATGGAGTACTTTTTTGGAGTCCCTGTTGGGTGTTCCAAATCGAAATCAAGGTGTAGGAGATGGACAAGATATAAATTTGAAGAGTCGTGTTGTCAAAACCAGTGTTGCAGATTTGGCTGAAAGCAATGGGAATGCTGGAGCTATTAAGCAAATTAAAACTGACAATAATATTCTACATGAACAAGCAGGTTGTGGCAGGACTGGCTTACTAAATGAAGACGTGATTGTTACTGAAACTTGCTCTCATAATGTAgatcgtgccatttggcatggtgaaaatcTTATCAATAATCCACATCAAGGAGTTGTGCAGAGTAGTGTTCCTATGATTGATGAAGTTTCTCGAGGAGCTTTGCCAAATGTGCATTCAGAAGAGTTACCAGATAGTAACAATGTTGTAAATAGAGCTGAAGAAGTTGATACTCGATCAAATCAAGGGAATATAACAG GGATTACTGGTGCATCTTTGAGAACTGTTAATGTTGGAACAGAGCTGCAAGGTGAACCCCGTGCAACCAGTGAAACTTTACCTTCTTCAGAG GGTGGACACTCTGGGAGGCCAATTATGTCTGTAAATACTGGTGGCACTGTTGAAGGTAGTAAAGGTTTCAAGCCTACTGAAAGTCCTACATCCCTTAGGAATTTTAAGAttgaaagagaagaaggagaattGTCACCTACTGGAGATTTTGAAGAGGATAATTTTGTGGCGTTTGGAGACACTGCCATAATTGCAGCTGCTGAGCAGAAAGATGTTTCCATTAGCAGAGAGTACCAAGTCAGGCCTGGATGTGGTGATGCTGCTGGTGAGAATAATGCTGATGATGAGGATGAAGAAAGTCCTCAACGATCCACCGATGCCAGTGAAAATGCATCAGAGGCGGGTGAGGATGCATCTGGTAGTGAATCTGGTAATGGGGAGGAATGCTCCCATGAAGATCATGAGGAAGAGGATGATGCAGAGCATGATGATGAGGAGCCTAAGGCTGAAAGTGAAGGGGAGGCTGAAGGAATGACTGAAGCACACGATGTTGAAGGGGAAATTACATCATTACCATATTCAGAACGATTTCTTAACACTGTGAAACCTCTTGCTAGGCATGTGCATGCTGCATTACATGATAAGCATGAAAAATCTTCTAAGATATTTTATGGAAATGATTCATTCTATGTGCTGTTTCGGCTTCATCAG ATGTTGTATGAAAGGATAGTCTCTGCTAAGACAAACTCATCTGCTGCTGAAAACAAATGGAGAAATTCTAAAGATTCAAACCATCCTGATTTATATGCTAA ATTTATGAGCGCTCTATTCAATCTACTTGATGGTTCTGCTGACAATACCAAATTTGAAGATGATTGCCGTTCCATTATTGGGACCCAGTCATATGTACTTTTTACATTGGACAAGCTAATCTTCAAAGTCGTTAAACAG CTTCAGGCAATAGTCTCAGATGAGATGAATAGTAAGCTTCTCCATCTCTACTTGTATGAAAAATCAAGGCGAGCTGGGAGACATTTTGATGTTGTTTATCATGAAAATGCCCGGGTTCTTCTGCACGATGAGAGTATTTACAGATTTGAAAGT TATTCACATCCTTCAGATGTAACCCGACTGTCAATCCAACTCATGGAATATGGACATGAAAAACACGATGCTACGGCAGTTGCAATGGATCCCAACTTCTCATCTTACTTGTACAATGATTTTCTCTCAAGTGTGCCAGTCAGGAAGCGGTTGCAGGGCGTCTTCATGGGAAG GAATAAGCGCAAAAACAAGGGTGCAGATGAGTATTCTGCTACTTGCAAAGCCACGAAAGGGATTCAAGTCATCAACGGCTTGGAGTGCAAGATATCTTGCAGTTCATCTAAG GTGTCTTACGTGCTAGATACTGAGGATTTATTGCTCCGGTCaagaaagagaaaaagatatTCAAGCGACGGAACTATGTCGAGTAGCCAAACAAACTTGACACAAGAATACGACACTAAAGCAAATCGATTCCGCGACTTCGTTTCCACTTTCATGTGCAGATCCTAA